From one Gadus morhua chromosome 8, gadMor3.0, whole genome shotgun sequence genomic stretch:
- the fem1a gene encoding protein fem-1 homolog A, translating to MDLTTTVFNAARYGKLKLIQKLLSNKTPEELEALAEEKTQGGTPLLIASRYGHLEVVGYLLEQCKANVELGGSVNFDGETIEGAPPLWAASAAGHLPVVRALLRRGASVNNATLTNSTPLRAACFDGHLEIVRYLVEHSADMEVANRHGHTCLMISCYKGHKDIAKFLLDRGADVNRKSVKGNTALHDCAESGSLDIMKMLLKCNARMERDGYGMTPLLAASVTGHTNIVEYLAHQPRSVREERIDALELLGATFVDKKRDLLGAMRYWRRAMELRQPGDKTALLAKPLPRPPISAYNCAQEVTTADELEALITDPDEMRMQALLVRERILGPSHPDTSYYIRYRGAVYADSGNFERCISLWKYALDMQQSNLDPLSPMTASSFLSFAELFSFVLQDRAKGTLATRITFHDLMCVLGKSVREVERAVALRDHPPEAPQFTKALSIILHLVFLLEKLECTAEQEHQKKQTVYRLLKLNPRGRGGSTPLHMAVDKDTTSVGRYPVGRFPSQAVASLLLECGADIDSRDLDNNTPLHVAAANGCPKIMALLVSAGAHFDATNAKRKAAYELLEEQSSPGHPAICPLNYITLQCLAARAVERHRLPYKGLISEEMEAFIELH from the coding sequence ATGGATTTAACGACGACCGTGTTCAACGCGGCCAGATATGGTAAGCTGAAACTTATACAGAAGTTGCTGAGCAACAAAACTCCAGAGGAGTTGGAGGCTCTAGCTGAGGAGAAAACCCAGGGGGGAACCCCTCTGTTGATCGCCTCTCGATACGGACATTTAGAAGTGGTGGGATACCTCCTAGAACAATGTAAGGCTAATGTTGAACTGGGAGGGTCTGTCAATTTTGACGGCGAGACCATCGAGGGAGCGCCGCCGCTGTGGGCGGCCTCTGCCGCCGGCCACCTCCCTGTGGTCAGGGCGCTGCTGAGGCGCGGTGCCTCGGTCAACAACGCAACGCTGACCAACTCGACCCCACTACGAGCCGCCTGTTTCGACGGTCACCTCGAGATCGTCCGGTACTTGGTGGAACACAGCGCTGACATGGAGGTGGCCAACCGCCACGGCCACACATGCCTTATGATATCGTGTTATAAGGGTCACAAAGATATAGCCAAGTTCCTCCTAGATCGCGGTGCTGACGTCAACCGCAAAAGCGTCAAAGGCAACACTGCCCTCCACGACTGTGCCGAATCAGGAAGTTTGGACATCATGAAGATGCTGTTGAAATGTAATGCGCGCATGGAAAGAGATGGATACGGAATGACACCGCTGCTGGCTGCCAGTGTGACGGGTCACACTAACATCGTTGAGTACCTCGCCCATCAACCTCGCTCTGTAAGGGAAGAACGAATCGATGCACTTGAACTGCTTGGGGCCACTTTTGTAGACAAAAAACGAGATCTCCTCGGAGCAATGAGATACTGGAGGCGGGCCATGGAGTTAAGGCAACCCGGAGACAAAACAGCTTTATTAGCCAAACCCCTGCCCAGACCTCCAATCTCTGCGTACAACTGTGCCCAGGAAGTGACCACTGCGGACGAGCTGGAGGCTCTTATAACAGACCCGGATGAGATGCGGATGCAGGCCTTACTGGTCCGTGAGCGCATTCTGGGCCCGTCTCACCCCGACACCTCTTACTACATCCGCTACAGAGGAGCCGTCTACGCCGACTCGGGAAACTTTGAGCGCTGCATCAGCCTGTGGAAGTACGCCCTTGACATGCAGCAGAGCAACCTGGACCCCCTCAGTCCCATGACGGCTTCCAGCTTCTTATCCTTCGCAGAGCTCTTCTCCTTCGTCCTCCAGGACCGCGCCAAGGGCACCCTGGCGACGCGCATCACCTTCCACGACCTGATGTGCGTCCTGGGCAAGAGCGTGCGGGAGGTGGAGCGGGCGGTGGCCCTGAGGGACCACCCGCCGGAGGCGCCGCAGTTCACCAAGGCGCTGTCCATCATCCTGCACCTGGTCTTCCTGCTGGAGAAGCTGGAGTGCACGGCGGAGCAGGAGCACCAGAAGAAGCAGACGGTGTATCGGCTGCTGAAGCTCAACCCGCGCGGCCGCGGCGGCTCCACGCCCCTGCACATGGCCGTGGACAAGGACACCACGTCCGTGGGCCGCTACCCCGTGGGCCGCTTCCCCTCGCAGGCCGTCGCCTCGCTGCTGCTGGAGTGCGGGGCCGACATCGACTCGCGAGACCTGGACAACAACACACCGCTGCACGTGGCCGCCGCCAACGGCTGCCCCAAGATCATGGCACTGCTCGTGAGCGCCGGGGCGCACTTTGACGCCACGAACGCAAAGCGGAAGGCGGCCTACGAGttgctggaggagcagagcagcCCTGGCCACCCGGCGATCTGCCCCTTGAACTACATCACCCTCCAGTGCCTGGCAGCGCGGGCGGTGGAGAGGCACAGACTGCCCTACAAGGGGCTTATCTCGGAGGAGATGGAGGCTTTCATTGAGCTGCACTGA
- the LOC115549445 gene encoding C2 calcium-dependent domain-containing protein 4C gives MWLLDKLRRSVDGSGSQSHPSQSQEAIPISVYTNVLTPNRIPDFFIPPKIMCCPPEVAEPLTPELKRRSTLPCSTLPCSTSDQVICSQSPRGRGSRMPSSPQLLSRLAGDTRSLLKSANRHIIQIESADEPGGDEPGAAGRLGAGSGAANTNADPQSQSAMSLPYVPKAQTSYGFSTLVESPHTRRKESLFHSDPNSPLTSPNAQRRQGGSHLSPANPNPYRYFSGGDTSDTCSSAESSPFTSPLLTRSASLIRSLTQETKIKMSRAKRTLGRHSSLSTDECSSADNSPSVQRRRLRCPNSPAFRGLKGSGSRGAGPEMLQRQHTVNLHKGGTLRLSTHYDAEASMLRVRVLTAEELYDRQTDIKSINCCVALYLNPGKKQKQRSTIIKNSRNPVFNEDFFFDGLSPAQVKSLAIKMKVVNKGTSLKRDLLLGEREVLLSELLSGN, from the exons ATGTGGCTGTTGGACAAACTCCGCCGGTCCGTAGATGGCAGCGGGTCCCAGTCCCATCCCTCGCAGTCCCAAGAGGCCATCCCCATCTCTGTGTACACCAACGTCCTGACGCCCAACCGGATTCCCGACTTCTTCATCCCGCCCAAGATCATGTGCTGCCCCCCGGAGGTGGCCGAGCCCCTCACCCCGGAGCTGAAGCGCCGCTCCACCCTGCCGTGCTCCACCCTGCCGTGCTCCACCTCCGACCAGGTCATCTGCAGCCAGAGCCCGCGGGGCCGGGGCAGCCGGATGCCCAGCAGCCCCCAGCTGCTGTCCCGCCTGGCGGGGGACACTCGCAGCCTGCTGAAGTCGGCCAACCGCCACATCATCCAGATAGAGAGCGCCGACGAGCCGGGGGGCGACGAGCCGGGGGCCGCCGGGCGCCTCGGGGCGGGCAGCGGGGCCGCCAACACCAACGCCGACCCCCAGTCGCAGAGCGCCATGTCCCTGCCCTACGTGCCCAAGGCCCAGACCTCCTACGGCTTCTCCACCCTGGTGGAGTCGCCCCACACCCGCCGCAAGGAGAGCCTGTTCCACAGCGACCCCAACAGCCCCCTCACCTCGCCCAACGCCCAGCGCCGCCAAGGGGGCAGCCACCTGTCCCCCGccaaccccaacccctaccGCTACTTCAGCGGCGGGGACACCAGTGACACCTGCTCCTCGGCCGAGTCCTCCCCGTTCACCTCGCCCCTCCTCACCCGCTCCGCCTCCCTCATTCGCTCCCTTACCCAGGAGACCAAAATTAAG ATGTCTCGCGCCAAGCGCACCTTGGGCCGCCACAGCTCTCTCTCCACGGACGAGTGCAGCTCGGCCGACAACAGCCCCAGCGTGCAGCGGCGCAGGCTGCGGTGCCCCAACTCCCCGGCCTTCCGCGGCCTGAAAGGCTCCGGGTCCCGCGGCGCTGGACCGGAGATGCTGCAGCGCCAGCACACGGTCAACCTCCACAAGGGGGGCACGCTGCGGCTCAGCACCCACTACGACGCCGAGGCCTCCATGCTGCGGGTGCGCGTGCTGACGGCGGAGGAGCTCTACGACCGGCAGACGGACATTAAGAGCATCAACTGCTGCGTGGCGCTCTACCTGAACCCGGGAAAGAAGCAAAAGCAGCGCAGCACCATCATCAAAAACAGCCGGAACCCCGTGTTCAACGAGGACTTCTTCTTCGACGGGCTGAGCCCGGCCCAGGTGAAGAGCCTGGCCATCAAGATGAAGGTGGTGAACAAGGGGACGAGCCTGAAGAGAGACCTTCTcctcggggagagggaggtgttaCTGAGTGAGCTGCTGTCGGGCAACTAG